A window of the Henckelia pumila isolate YLH828 chromosome 3, ASM3356847v2, whole genome shotgun sequence genome harbors these coding sequences:
- the LOC140893482 gene encoding uncharacterized protein — protein sequence MSADQSIEEFKEELQEFILKWIMRLWFKVEEIRMYHQALFPPRKHRKDKHLELLGSENVEDILSEKVLSFLIYRKEEKVLTHLINADEYKDRFFDPPLREWLIKWRIEAGVRKRMPAPKRRWSALSINPKRCF from the coding sequence ATGAGTGCGGATCAATCCATCGAAGAGTTTAAGGAGGAACTTCAGGAGTTCATCCTTAAATGGATCATGAGGCTTTGGTTCAAAGTCGAGGAAATTCGGATGTATCATCAAGCTCTGTTCCCTCCACGCAAGCATCGCAAGGACAAGCATTTGGAGTTGCTGGGGTCTGAGAATGTTGAGGACATTCTCTCTGAAAAGGTCTTGTCCTTTCTGATTTACAGGAAGGAGGAGAAAGTCCTCACTCATCTGATAAATGCAGATGAGTACAAGGATAGGTTCTTTGATCCGCCTCTACGAGAGTGGTTGATCAAGTGGCGTATTGAAGCAGGTGTGAGGAAGAGGATGCCGGCTCCAAAGAGAAG